Proteins encoded within one genomic window of Cyprinus carpio isolate SPL01 chromosome B22, ASM1834038v1, whole genome shotgun sequence:
- the LOC109065559 gene encoding zinc finger protein 239-like isoform X1: MLEYSHQSTSEDEHQSIRKKINLQRQSLMKNRENMRDPEPCRIKHTEEQTAMLEEIEEQKHDVKSREKTCSQSETVSLLKSRDKKSFICTQCGKSLISKQSLTFHMRVHTGEKPYTCDQCGKSFTQPSTLKDHMNIHTGEKPFTCDQCGKSFTKQGHLKRHLDIHTGEKLHPCDQCGKTFLRTSDLKNHLKVHTKEKPHSCSLCGKSFSQLYNLKVHQKIHTGVKDHMCFVCEKTFITTAELKQHKRIHTGEKPYKCTHCEKRFSQTGHLKSHERIHTGEKPYKCTHCEKRFSQSAHLKSHERIHTGEKPYHCTVCGKSFSDLSSLRSHKINYHIK; encoded by the exons atgctggaatattcCCATCAGTCTACAAGTGAAGACGAGCATCAAAGCATCAGGAAGAAGATAAATCTGCAGAGACAGAGTTTAATGAAGAACAGAGAGAacatgagagatccagaaccctgcagaatcaaacacactgaagaacaaacag cCATGCTGGAGGAGATTGAAGAGCAGAAACATGATGTCAAAAGTAGAGAAAAAACTTGTTCACAGAGTGAAACAGTTTCTTTACTGAAAAGTAGAGACAAGAAAAGTTTCatctgcactcagtgtggaaagagtttgataAGCAAACAGAGTCTCACGTTTCACATGAGggtccacactggagagaaaccatacacatgtgatcagtgtgggaagagttttacaCAACCATCAACCCTTAAGgatcacatgaacatccacactggagagaaaccgttcacatgtgatcaatgtggaaagagtttcacaaaacaaggacaccttaagaGACACCTggacatccacactggagagaaattgcacccatgtgatcagtgtggcaAGACATTTTTGAGGACTTCAGACCTGAAGAATCACCTGAAAGTTCATACgaaggagaaaccacattcatgttctttatgtggaaagagtttttcacaactgtataatttaaaagttcaccagaaaatacatactggtgtgaAAGATCATATGTGCTTTGtgtgtgagaagacttttattacaACTGCAGAATTGAAGCAGCacaagaggatccacactggagagaaaccttacaagtgtacACACTGTGAGAAGAGATTCAGTCAGACAGGACATCTGAaatcacatgagaggatccacactggagagaaaccttacaagtgtacACACTGTGagaagagattcagtcagtcagcacatctgaaatcacatgagaggattcacactggagagaaaccgtatcactgtactgtatgtgggaagagtttcagtgatttatcTTCTCTACGCAGTCATAAAATAAACTATCACATTAAGTAG
- the LOC109065559 gene encoding zinc finger protein 239-like isoform X2 translates to MRDPEPCRIKHTEEQTAMLEEIEEQKHDVKSREKTCSQSETVSLLKSRDKKSFICTQCGKSLISKQSLTFHMRVHTGEKPYTCDQCGKSFTQPSTLKDHMNIHTGEKPFTCDQCGKSFTKQGHLKRHLDIHTGEKLHPCDQCGKTFLRTSDLKNHLKVHTKEKPHSCSLCGKSFSQLYNLKVHQKIHTGVKDHMCFVCEKTFITTAELKQHKRIHTGEKPYKCTHCEKRFSQTGHLKSHERIHTGEKPYKCTHCEKRFSQSAHLKSHERIHTGEKPYHCTVCGKSFSDLSSLRSHKINYHIK, encoded by the exons atccagaaccctgcagaatcaaacacactgaagaacaaacag cCATGCTGGAGGAGATTGAAGAGCAGAAACATGATGTCAAAAGTAGAGAAAAAACTTGTTCACAGAGTGAAACAGTTTCTTTACTGAAAAGTAGAGACAAGAAAAGTTTCatctgcactcagtgtggaaagagtttgataAGCAAACAGAGTCTCACGTTTCACATGAGggtccacactggagagaaaccatacacatgtgatcagtgtgggaagagttttacaCAACCATCAACCCTTAAGgatcacatgaacatccacactggagagaaaccgttcacatgtgatcaatgtggaaagagtttcacaaaacaaggacaccttaagaGACACCTggacatccacactggagagaaattgcacccatgtgatcagtgtggcaAGACATTTTTGAGGACTTCAGACCTGAAGAATCACCTGAAAGTTCATACgaaggagaaaccacattcatgttctttatgtggaaagagtttttcacaactgtataatttaaaagttcaccagaaaatacatactggtgtgaAAGATCATATGTGCTTTGtgtgtgagaagacttttattacaACTGCAGAATTGAAGCAGCacaagaggatccacactggagagaaaccttacaagtgtacACACTGTGAGAAGAGATTCAGTCAGACAGGACATCTGAaatcacatgagaggatccacactggagagaaaccttacaagtgtacACACTGTGagaagagattcagtcagtcagcacatctgaaatcacatgagaggattcacactggagagaaaccgtatcactgtactgtatgtgggaagagtttcagtgatttatcTTCTCTACGCAGTCATAAAATAAACTATCACATTAAGTAG